CCACAaatcttttttttaaattaatttgtttttattatttaggTGGGGCCCACTTAAGTTTagttgtattcttgggttttttacttttatttttaatagAGAGGGTACTTTAGTAATTTCACAttcacttaacaccaaaaactaacccttATCCACGcaagggactatccgggaacgaaattgcaaagttggggactatagctgtaattttagaaagttagtgACTAAAGGTAAAAAGTGGGcgaaccacaaggactatccgggcaCTTAAGGACCTTTTTCGTCAGAAGTGTGAGAAGGTATAGAAATTGACATGTAGGCATCATGTTTTGGAATTAGGCatgatgttttgggttgttttggaAAGAAAAActccaaacataacaatttaaaacacaaggCAACGTATTATGGGCTTGAAGTTTAAAACACACTgcttaacacttaaaacacactacttaacgTTCTTGGCATGGTGTTTTAATTTTTAACAGGGCCGGCCCTAAGAATTTGTGTATCCtcttcgagctcgaaaaaatgtgcccttagaccttaacgaaattgggtatttggctcagtaaaggtctaaacctaatgccaaagggGTTGATAattaatctaaaccataaaaatagttttgtaagggggCCTATGTTGGTATTTGTATGGATGTACccgattaaaaaaatattttatatatacagaccgggttttttttcataaaaaacgtGCCCCTctaaatatcgggccctggccggtggtcctccccgcccacccccagTGCCGGCCATGAGTTTTAAGACTAGAATTCATTGTATTGTgccttaaattgttatgtttggtgtttttctttcCAAAACATTATGTCCAAGTTCAAAACACGATGCCTACATGTCAATTCTTATgttttctcacacttctcacgaaaAATGTCGTTTTTACACGATCTCAACACTGAAAATACATTTACATAATATGTTGAAGAGTTTATTGTCATGTGATAAATGTGCAAGAAGGCCTTGAATTCATGGCTTCATGTCAACAACGATAAAAATGTACTACGTGTCAGCAAATACACCACACTGGTCGAGAATTGTGTCAACTACCTCTTGAATCTAAAATCAGACAAACTGGTGGATTTTGATTACAAACGGAACAAAAAGTTGTTTCTTGTTGAGATAAGAACGTCACACGTAGTGGTCTAGATAACACTACATTAGTTTTAGAGAAAGAAATCAGCTTAATTTATTTCTTTTACTGTCTAAAAATCTGCAAAGTATAGtttgttaaatatataattaGCAAGCAACATTCTCTTGTTTTATTCATGAGTCTCGACTCTGCCGTTGGAGCATTGGAAGCAATAATCATGGCAGCAGATCCAAAGCACGATCAAAGTTACCAAAACACTCCACCCCACGTTGCACGTGCCGttgctttttattattttttatttttttatagttATTTTTCGAAAGACAAGTAACGACGTGCCAATCATCGTGACACCGGAcgttgtggccaaggtcgactactcaaCCGCCACCAGCTTTTTGGCTCTctcagatgcgcggaaacccgacctccaccagcccgaaggcacgacagtggaataatcggtaaaacttCGCTtctcatccaagacgaaccggcgccacccgtattcgcccttcacctggatgccgcagaaaataatgggaaAAGTGAGAGTCGAACCTGGGTTACAAGCAACACCAAATTTTTCCCCAACtactccaccactacctcattagcttgttttgttttttataattaattcgCCAATTGCATGAACAGTAGAACAATGATATGGGTAGCTCGATAAAGTTTGTTTCATAGCATTTTCGGAATATTCATTGAATAAATTTTTGTGATTACGTAGAcaataaattgttttttttaattattacgAAGTTAAAAGTTATGgatatgttattttatttattataatgatattattatttaaatttaaatggtttagttttttttcctaAAAGAAATTGATTGGTAAAAATGCGATAATGGCATAATGGAAAAAAATCTTAAAAAGACGATCACGATATTGCTAAAAATGGAAAAGCAATAAATGTGGGCGAATAAGTGCACATGAGTCATGACAAGAAGAAAACACGCACAAAAGGCTCAATACAAAGGACCCTTCGCTCAAAAGGGAATTTTATAACCATCATTGCACTGTACAAGATGCTTTCATGTGAAAAGTATTATCATATTACAAACAACTTTTTGTTATACACCTTCTGAATCAAAATAATGTGGTTTCTAACTTTCTATCGTTTTAAAATCAGATGAGTCACTGAATCCGTCACATTACTAGCTTACTTGTTGCACCACTCAAACAAATAAACTAGACTTAAAGTCTAGTTGACATGATAgtttattttacaaaaaaaaaaatatttataaattacATAAAGTCTAAACAATATACCATTATGTTGTTTCTATTTAAAATAGTCAAAGAAATATATTGTTTCAATAGAGAAAAAAAATCaagatatttttatttatttagctACATGGATAACATATTAGATGAAAATGAGAGGTCCTAAATCCAAATATTGTAACCTAAAAAAATACATTCTTAATTTTTTTTCACTCAAGACACATTGAATCTGTTCACCGAATCACCGATTCAACTCCCagtaataacaaaaaaaaaaatagttgagTTCAAGCAGTACCGGTTCAACCCATACTAGTCAGGGATATCCGAACCGCTCGATTTATAACAAGTAACAGTTCAAGTTGTGACATGTAAAGCTATAGATATATGTGTATACGATATATAATTGTATGAAATGATGAGTGGGGTATAtgaatataaatataaacataaaaaagAAGGTTGTAAGTTGTGGCAGGCTGTTGCAAGAGGGTTATCCTTAATAAAAAAAAAGTCTATTATATGGACCACAAAACTACAGTCACTGTGTCATAGCAGAATTGCTGAGCAGAGATTCAGAGAAGATAGTAAAAATGTGAGTTATGTTGCAGAATAAGAAACTTCTAAGGGTGAGTGAAGTACACGTAATAATATTAGCAATTCGATGAAGACAGATACACCTAAATTGTAGCAGATAACAGGACCAGAAAATGGAAATTAGTTACATACAGGTTATCATTAGAAATTAGCAGCTGTAGATCATCAGACTAATTAATTGACAATTAGGGCTTCAACTGCACCCATTGATACCTTCCTTCCATTGGAACGTCTTTCACTATGTCAAAGTTGTACCTGTTTGTTTCATTTTCAAACAAATATCAGTTGTAATTCTGTTTGTACTAGCTCCATCTACAATGCGCTTGTAGAACGGTTCAGGTTAGCAAAAATACTCAAAACTCAAAATCCAGTTTACTAGTTATCAACTTATCATGCACACTTACTTTTCAGCGAATCGTTTCTGCTCTAACTTTTCTGCTTTGGAAAAGAATTCTTCTAGCTCCGCTGCTGACGGCATCGTCACCGCCGTATGCGGTGGTTTCCGGCGAGAAGTAGCCTCAATCGTCAACGTCTTTTTGTTCACAGTAACCGTTGATAACGACTCCATTTCTTCAGATTCAAAGCAAACAACACTTGATGTAGATGTATCTCTACTGTAAATTATTAACAATTAACAAACGAGAACGCACTATTTTAATAATCAATACGGACCATAACTCATAATTCATAACTCAGTATAATTATTCATTATTCATCTAACCTGTAACCGTCGTTATTGTTACTAGACACGAAGATATCCGTTTCGGAAACACACTCAGCCTGTAATCAAACATTCATTATTAATAATTACGATCGATTATCAGAAAATAACGGAAACGAATTCATGACGTAAGCATAGCGAATATTCACGAGAATTATGAATAATTTGAATTCTAACCTTCAGATCTGAGATCGAATCGTCGTTTATTGAGCACGTAAGCGCTGAATTCACATGATGATCAGATGCACCAGAGATGACGTCATCGTCACGTCGAGATCGATACTGAAGCTGAAAAACGTTCTCCTGAGAATCAAATCTTCGTCTCTTACCGGTGCCGGAGATCGTAACATCTGTAACGTCTTCATCTCTACTCTGGCGAACGGTTCCACGTGGAACTGAAACCTCCATCACCGGACCTTCAACTTCAATTTCAATTTCAGTTTTAATTTCTTCCGTTTGTTCGTATCCGCTGGTAGCTGTTTCTTCAATCATAGATCAGtagatcacacacacacacagagagATTGCTATTGCTGTTGAAAGCTTTGAAGAAATCAAACTGTAAGAAAacacacactttctctctctagcttctgtTTGTTTCTCTCTCTATAACAGAAAACAACGAGCTAGTTGAGAATATGCAAAGGGGAAGAAAGTGTGGAGGGAGATAAAGGTAAGGGTGGAAATGATCGGACGGTGGAAAGTTAATGATGGATTTAGTAGAAAAAGAAATGATTTGAGAGAATCTGATTGGAATTTTCAGGTGTAATAACAACCAAATGTAATTAATATTGTGATGGTGAATGGTAGATAAATGTTTATTTTTACAACTAACTTATTTACACACTGAGTTTAATGAAACCAATGGTCCAATATAACATTTACTGTAAACAAAATTAATaaagattttaaataaaaattacaggtatatatattatatgtatatgttGAGTTGTATTTTCTTTCTACAAAGAGTGAAAATGTAGGAAATGACAAACTTTTAAAACGAAAATTATGAGTGAAAATGACAATTTTGTGTTACTTTGTATTGTatgtattattatatataatgGTGAAAATGTAAAAGGAGAAAACTGAATTTGAATAAAAGACACATGAATGTAATGTAttgtttattatatatgtatgtgtatattaCACATCTAGATGTAAATATAGATATTTGTTTAATGGAACCAATGGTCTAATATACTATCTTTTTAATATTATGTTTGTAATTTCTTTAAGATACTTTTGTTGAAAGGTTAAGAAATATAAATGCTATTTCCTAAAAAGATATACATGTAATGTTAACTTTTTTATTAATGCCTAAATGGCTAAGTGCAAGATTCATATGTGAAAATAACTGCAATCACTAAATGATTAGTATGCAAATTAGAAGTATTGaaaatattattagtttttttAGTTTGAATTTATTTGATAAGTATTTGAGTATACTGTTTAATAGCAGCTTTCAGTTCGTTTGTACTTTAATACGATACAATGCTTTAAAAAccgttataccggtattaccgttttcaGATGTAAATCCGATACGAAACACCCTAGTAAATAAATGAAACGACATAAGGTTTGTactcagtggcggacccagaaatttttccatgggggtgcggaaaatttttaaaaattttaggcccctaggtatataagtaaaaaatcggttcgtatcgggtcgggtcgggtcatgtaaaataaacgaacatcaaactgaatttatataatcatcaaaaacatgttaaaccttgttacaaacataattaaaacgtcgacgtcctacgggttttcattttttgaaatctatccaaaatatcatcataaactaatttcttaagcaattctttctttatataacataagttcatcgctccataacataatgtttcaattttaactttcaactattcaagccctagaaatcataacgtaagttgtaatcaccctaaaaatatataaacaacataatcaacctaaaaatatataaacaacataatcaccctaaaatcatctaaacaaccataaacagcgtcaaaacacataaaatttcaaacctatttaacaactttattaccccttttttctcctataatatcaaccaaaatcatcaaaataacaaagaaacttacccgtgttcggattccggttagtTTTGGTGTCAAACGACAGTGGTATGGTGGCTGACTACGGTGGTTgccggctgctggactgttgtcgctaggtgatgttgttcgttggcagtgcagggacgcaagagagagagagagagagggagagaatttctaaaggtttgggctttaattattttattatagtttgaaatattgttgggtttggttaacgAGCTAAGACTTAGtggctagctagttaggaattataagtgggtaaaggtatgggtatttgggtttaaaatataaattgataacacttttacctaaggggtgcggacgaaaaattccaaggggtgcggacgggattttcgacggaatttagcactaatttttttttcccccgggggtgcgcccgcccaccttgggttGACTTTAGGTCCGCCCTTGTTTGTACTGGcagtaaaatccggtataccgatTTAAAACGTAATACCGATACCGGCACACGGCTATTTTAGTTTGAATTGATACTTATGTTCAATATATATGTTAGTTATCTTATGTAATTTTTATATACTATtattattcgtaactaaaagttcttatttaatattgtatgaaacgaaaatagttgatgtattcaacactcaaatggcttaacatatcgtacactttcatttaaaacagcttgttggaaaattgaatgattttcgattatcttttggattatcttttattatggatttacttttggaTTATCTTTTAATACATAATCATTCATTTTTGGATTAATTTTtaagttgatgttgtaatttatgctagtcaacccggttgaaccattttttagcccAATCCGGTTTgattaaaaaccggtttttaaaacattgcttcaatatgttttttttatatattttataaaacgtcacaGAATAAAGGAAATTACCTTTCAAAAAACAGAATAAAGGAAATGGCTAATATTTAAAAGCAAATCTAAAAGTATAAaagttaattattattattactagggATATTTCTTGTCGCGCGTTGCGCGACATTACAATTTAGATTCAATTAGTTACGGTTGCAAGCATTCCTCATATTAACAACCGTTTGTCGTTAATCTATCATGCTGTTGTTTATAGATGCACCGAACAAAATTGAGACATTTAGGCGTACAAGTGTACAACTTCCTGTCATTTGCGCTCCTGCAcctacatatatatttattttttagtgtCGACCCTTATTTGGTCATTACTTTCAGAATAATAACGCCAATTATATATGTTAATTATCAAGTATACACCTTCAAAAAAGTTATTTTTATTAAATCATAAATTGGAAAACAAACTATTTGATCAGTAAGTCATCTTTTTTCTGAACAAAGTGAAGCAACTTAAAAGGAAAACATGAAGAAACTTATTCTTTTAAAAATAGGCAAAGAAGCAGTATTTAAATTGCAGGAAAGATAGATTAGACGTTATAAAATTAGAACGAAATTTGTCAACAATTACTTGATAGAATATAAACATAACAAATCAGCAATAAATAAAGAAAAGATATAGAAGTCACCTGATCCCTTATGGCTTCTAACGTAGCATGCTTCAATGTAACTGTTCCAAAATGAATCCAACTTGCATTATTgttcataaaaaataaaaaagggcaAAAAAAGTGTTTGTACTCCAACCCAACCCAAATGGCCCGCTAAACCCACACTAAAATAAGAATTATGTAATTCTTTATCTTTATAATTAATCTTCCAAACACTTAAcctaaaataacataaaaaatcATAATCATAATTAACCGTTTGCTCCAAATAGTTTAATTGCCCCTAAAGGTTTTATATCCTAGGTTGTATGATTTGGAAGCCAAAAACTGAAGCCTAGTTGCAGAGAGGTGTCAACGCCCAAATGGGTCAATGTCTTTTTCTTGGGTTTGGAAACGTCAGTTGGGCAACCGGAAAGAGCAGTCTGAGTTATCTGCCCTTATCAATAGTTTAAGTAATGTCCATTTTTCTAACAACATGGACAAATGGACCTAGGTAGGAGATGTTTCTGGTGCATTTTTAGTTGCTTCTGTCAAAAAGGATAATCTATCCACTTCTAACCATTCTAAGCAGATAGATTATCAAAACCAAAAGTACCCATTTAGGTCGAAATCCAATCAACAAACCCTATATTAGGCAAGATGAAATCATCAGCACAAATGAACATACCGGTTTATCTGCAGCCCTTATCCACCAGCTTGAGCCACTGCCTGCTGGAAAGTGGACACCTGCGGCGGCCACATCTACCTCCCTCGCCCTTGCTGGCTTCATCATCATCGCCGCCTTGATTAGCCACCTTGTTGTCACATATCGTCGTCGTTTAACCGAAAAGGATAGTAGGCCATCATCAACCATTTGTCGCATGCATCTCCATGTCTCTGTGGTTGGTTTGTAAAGATATCAAATTCTTAAAGCATAACAATAACAAATATGTAATCAGTGCTACCCTCACGTACTTTTGATTAAATAATATTTGAATTAAAATAAAGAagcatttattttttttttacccgGATTGAATTCTATGTGCTGATAGCCAAATCAGTTCCGAAATCAACCGTTGCAGAGCCAAAGTCTGAAACCTGCAGTAGATTCGTCATCAAACTCAGCGGGTCAAGTGTGGCATAGTGAAATATTGAAATTAACCCAAGTCACCATATAACTACCATAATTCCAATTAGTAATATTCTATACGAAGGAAGAAACAACATGATGGATATGGATAAAATCATAAATAACAAAAtgttaatatataaaacaaaaaaaaagaatcaAGATTTTACCACAGTGACCGATGGAGCTATCAAACCTAAAATCTAAAGAAACAGAGCTACCAATAAATCCCCATCTATTCCAACAACACAACAAAATTTTGATCACTTCACATAAATGATATTGATCTTGTTTTTGTCCTCTTTTGagttcataacatgcatattCACTTTCAATCAGGAAGCTACAACTAATTTAACATATTAACCGAATCGGCTCAGATTTGGCAATCGGACCGTCGTGGCTACAAAACGGTTGCAAGTGGAGAATATCACACTTACTCTCCTTAATTATGCCACGCCAAGCAATGGCTTCTACCATAGTCATCACAGCCATCATGAGTTTGGAACAATATTTTGCCTTAAACTTCAGTGAGCAAAACGAAATCACCAACACCAATCGACTCAGATCTAAAAACATCATCATGGTCGTTGAAAAGAGGAAAATAGGTTAGAAGCACACTTCCTCATAGTCGTTAAGAATAGCCAGCTCAGTGGCGCCATGGTTGCAACCGGAGTTGCCATACCAAGTAGCAACACACCATCATCACTGGGTAGGCGACAGGCCCAAAAGTCGCTAGAACAGTATATTTAGGCAATCAACTGAATGAAACAAATAGACTGGAACGGGAAGCGGTGGAGTTTTCGTGATGTAGCTTCACCGTCCAAATTAGCCACCACCTAAATCAGTGAATACCAACATTCCACGCACAAATATATTGTTCAACCCAGCCGACATCGCCTAAAACACTCGCTAAAACACCAAGGGTCGAATGGGGGTTAATAACCCCCAAAAACAGAGATGATACTTTTTTTTAAAGGAGAGGGATTTTTATAGACCAAATACACTTTAGTCAACCACACTTCTTGCTGATTAGAGATCAACTTGGAGGCGAAGACGGCAAAATATGAATCAATGGCACATATAACACCAACTCAACTAACCACGGCCTGACCCATTTCACGTTTTGTAGCAAATCGGGTTCATCCCACGCGACCTGTAACCAGAAATCATATCAAACTCGTACATTTAAAAACCAACTAACAAACATTCATACATAATCAATAATATCTCACCTATAAATACATATTCAATAATATCTCACTCATAAAGCGTACTGTATAAAGAGTATACCTCAAGAAGCCTCCAAGGCGAATTCGACCAACGGTACTGACCTTTGACATCATCCAAAGAAATCGTGCACATGAACCAGCTAATTTGAGGCGAAACCTTCGTCTCTGAAGCCATCTTAAGCCTCATTTTTGGAGACCACTGAATCCGCATTGTTGCCTTTACAGTCGACGTTTTCACATAGAACTCAAACGTGCTTGCGCGAGGGTGGTACACCACCTCAAACGGCCGGCTAGTAGACGCGAGGTTCGCAGCATCAACCACCAACTCCACACTCACCTTCACAATATTCTCAAACCCACCAACTGCAACAGTTACAGAATGGAAATAACCAGACCAAAAAACAACTGACTATCTTAAAAAAATGAGTATTTATACATATAATCACCATTATTTTAATGTTAATCTTCCAATACGTATCAATTATATTGATAATAACTTTTTATCAATATTGACTTTTATCGCTTTCGTAAAAAAATGTTATTATAAGTATTTCTTGTAGTTTAACTAAATAACTAATACATAAAACGACTAAAGTTAACTAACCCCTTTCTTTCAAAAAAAACTAACTGATTCGATTAAATGCAAAATCAGACATATTTCAAATACTAAAAACACATATTACGTAAGTTATGGAGACAGAAAAGAATCAAATACAAATCTAGCACCTTAAAAACTATTTGATTCAATTAAACGCAAAATCATACATATTCCAAATACGAACTCGTTCATGTAATCATATTCAATTTCAAAGTACAAAAAGCATTTGCACATACCGCAATACGATTGAATCAATTGCACAGTGGATCGCAACTGTAAACCCTAAACGATCGAATAAACAAATGAAGCGACATGATCATACCTGGAAGAGACTGGACATCGCCAGAGCAGCAGCGACATAACCGAAGGAGAGAGGAGCGTCCATGGCGCAGAAAatcaaaacaaaagaaattatCAAAAATCCAACTTCGTCCACAAAATCCCCAAGTTGAAGTTCACAAAACATCAAAGATCAAACATTTATGATAAACATACCTGCTTATAAAACCTCTACATGTTACCACTGATCGACTGTAAAACCCAAAAACTCAGAAACACTAAGTGGAAAAAATAGAAAAGTACCTTTTATAACGTTTGATATAAAGGATAGTTGTCAGATCGTTCAGATTAGCCTCTTCGCACCTTATCTATCAAATCAAATTAAAACATCAAAGGTGTGTAATAAAATCATCAAAAAATGTCCAATTGATTTGAGATTTTAGGACAACAGGAGGAGCAACTATGATTGTGAATTTAAGTAAAAGAGATTCAAGACCAAATTTGTGATTTATTTATGTGGTAAAAGAATGAAGATACCAGATCTTTTAGCACCGTCGTCAAAAGGCTAGCACTAAAAACCAAAACAACCACAAAATCAGAGCAGCACCATCGCCCTTTGCATTGTTCGCCGGAGCAGAACGGTCGGACGACCTTTAGCATCTCCATCGCCCCTCTCTTTCTCTGTCTAACCAACTGAACGAAAACAAAACTATTGCCGCCGCTAACATATGCGTGGGAAACAACTCCATCGTCACCATCGGCCGTTTGCAACAAAACAGAAACCCTAGATCATCGTCAGTGTTGTGATGTTCTCTGGGAAATTAAACCGGAGACTTTTAACCAAATGGGAAATGAATGAGGTAGACACGCAATGAAACAGGTGGCATAAGAAGAAAACATTTAACTGACACGTGTCAGGCTAAAAAATGGGGAGAAAAAAAAACCTTCCCATAGATCGAACCTGCATCGATGAAGATATAAAACAGACACATAACCATTTTACCAAATACACAAATATGAAAAGTTATAAACAACaatcatatatatatactaatagAAAAGGTTCTAAAGGGAAAAGTAAGCAAATGAGGATGCGCCAT
This is a stretch of genomic DNA from Helianthus annuus cultivar XRQ/B chromosome 16, HanXRQr2.0-SUNRISE, whole genome shotgun sequence. It encodes these proteins:
- the LOC110930178 gene encoding cyclin-dependent kinase inhibitor 7 isoform X1, whose protein sequence is MIEETATSGYEQTEEIKTEIEIEVEGPVMEVSVPRGTVRQSRDEDVTDVTISGTGKRRRFDSQENVFQLQYRSRRDDDVISGASDHHVNSALTCSINDDSISDLKAECVSETDIFVSSNNNDGYSRDTSTSSVVCFESEEMESLSTVTVNKKTLTIEATSRRKPPHTAVTMPSAAELEEFFSKAEKLEQKRFAEKYNFDIVKDVPMEGRYQWVQLKP
- the LOC110930178 gene encoding cyclin-dependent kinase inhibitor 7 isoform X2 — protein: MIEETATSGYEQTEEIKTEIEIEVEGPVMEVSVPRGTVRQSRDEDVTDVTISGTGKRRRFDSQENVFQLQYRSRRDDDVISGASDHHVNSALTCSINDDSISDLKAECVSETDIFVSSNNNDGYRDTSTSSVVCFESEEMESLSTVTVNKKTLTIEATSRRKPPHTAVTMPSAAELEEFFSKAEKLEQKRFAEKYNFDIVKDVPMEGRYQWVQLKP